A portion of the Rubeoparvulum massiliense genome contains these proteins:
- a CDS encoding S8 family serine peptidase — protein MMMAILMVISLAPTVYATSSTSAKADAVSSLQLATEKIDAKLASQFDDEKYVTYLIKMEEQTDTTRVAQLAKERALSNNESVAQQKLTVRSAVVSALRETSERTQIQLTHYLDKKQKEGEVKEYRSFFIVNAMAITSTKEVMEEIANFAEVAKVLPNEERFLDRSEPAAELEIAAQPENDPIGWNLYSVNAPSAWAMGIDGTGTVVANLDTGVDINHPAVQRMWRGYDANGNVVNPELSWYDAHSRRGGLPTDTDGHGTHTMGTMVGAEPDGSNQIGVAPGAKWIAVRVFNPSTTDAILLDGGQWIIAPRDAQGNLHPELAPDVVNNSWGGGPGMDEWYRPMVQAWRDAQIFPEFSAGNTRAGNPGGPGSVANPANYPESFATGATDINNKLASFSLQGPSPYGELKPEVVAPGVAVRSSIPGGGYANYNGTSMAGPHTTALAALLLQANPSLTVDDLEEIIVNTATPLTDANFPEAPNNGYGHGIINAEAAVGSVVSGLGALNGRVLVEGDDLEEPVLNHTPVTFAFAGMDIPLIAEVSDNVGVVDVEAFARNKKDRHWTYLPMNRTSGDYRNGTYEGSIPASLLSSEGVEYYLRVNDYGNNGFKTATYQIEISNGVTPGYFQDFENDFYGFSTGGTNSTWEWGEPTSGPGSAYSGAKVVATNLSGPYSSGANAYLLMPPLDLTGESRAAFLTFHHWYNLETNYDKGAVYIASANSNYEFVKIKEYTGLSDGWKKEFIDLTPYVGQQIFILFNQTSDNSVTRDGWYIDDIALIGADEEAPAAPTNLQATGNELGNVRLTWNASNDQDVKEYKVYRGDQSGGPYTALGTTSNTSYEDTTITEDQTYYYVVTAIDFSQNESAYSEEASVTIIAPTVIFYDNFEGEDDNGWAHSGTKDKWERGVPTSGPNSAISGANVWATNLAGTYDSSSDFSLFSPVIDLTNYNNAALTFFHWYEIEGTPSSQWDKGILEVKRVNSDEWQRLAIYSHSTDGRDWRLVGHDLNAYAGDSIQLRFRLTSDGSVNKLGWYIDDVKITSYADGNPLTKVKRFEPVELPGTPDLNKGKEAEHSLEFQLNRTIVAPQAELNALPITDPGLESLPSHATVTVLESGRSVKTDPSNGRFSMVHSAGDFTVQAEAYGYYPQTKPITIQDNSTSTVNFFLQPIPKGLVEGTVVDERSGQPIANARLTLLEDARIAPVTTDDEGRFQLEALEGAYTLSIYASEYSAKQVTVEIIGNETIQLQVALKPFIGYPGEIKYDDGTAENARAFYEAGNGWAVRMSPEEGKQVQVAGALIRFWDTTWPTPGGTAFQVAIFDSTGAGGAPGKMLAGPFAATAKRDGTWTHVDLGEHTIMTSGDFYIAYIQTQPHPNAPGLGTDENGPNAGRSYQLVDGAWSPSPADEGNYMIRAIVNYEVGAPIITSPVNDAHTNQQLITVEGTSPADGATIQLYNGEEIVGTGLIENGQFAVETTLHDGENILTAEVMVNGKVTDRSQPITVTLDQAAPELTVSSPADQQKVNSEVIRVEGQVIDPHFTALLVNEEAAEVNEDGTFSHRLMVNEGEFTITVKALDRAGNETVMTRTIFVDLVGPAINNLQPATDQHLMDGDLLTVSFDGEEGLDASFTIELDMNLNIDLANNGSTMTEVEAGHYEGTWVVPAGLQLNGALIVVRVRDQAGNKAEATAEGRLFVEEGNEPGEPGDQVGEPPIAMIKAPPTARVNKTVVLDASDSKAIGDDPVITEYTWNLGDGSNTVTGKLIRHRYTKAGTYTVTLTVTDSNGLTSTTTHTITIQ, from the coding sequence ATGATGATGGCAATTCTCATGGTGATTTCGTTAGCACCCACTGTATATGCTACCTCATCCACATCTGCCAAAGCAGATGCTGTTTCATCATTACAATTGGCCACAGAAAAAATCGATGCAAAATTAGCCTCACAGTTTGATGATGAAAAGTATGTCACGTATCTCATTAAAATGGAAGAACAGACCGATACAACACGAGTGGCTCAACTGGCTAAGGAACGTGCACTCTCTAATAATGAGAGCGTTGCACAGCAAAAGCTAACGGTTCGTTCAGCAGTAGTCAGCGCTTTACGCGAAACCTCTGAGCGTACACAGATCCAGTTGACTCACTATCTTGATAAAAAGCAAAAGGAAGGTGAAGTCAAGGAATACCGCAGCTTTTTTATTGTGAATGCCATGGCCATCACCAGTACAAAAGAAGTGATGGAGGAGATTGCAAATTTCGCTGAAGTTGCGAAGGTTCTTCCTAATGAAGAACGCTTCCTTGACCGATCTGAACCTGCAGCAGAGCTTGAAATTGCAGCCCAACCTGAAAACGACCCCATCGGCTGGAATCTCTATTCTGTTAATGCACCATCAGCATGGGCAATGGGAATCGATGGAACAGGTACTGTGGTTGCCAACTTGGACACTGGCGTGGATATCAATCACCCCGCTGTTCAACGGATGTGGCGAGGCTACGATGCGAATGGGAATGTAGTGAACCCAGAGCTCAGCTGGTATGACGCCCACAGCCGTCGCGGTGGGTTACCAACAGATACCGATGGCCACGGAACCCATACCATGGGAACCATGGTAGGAGCAGAGCCCGATGGCAGTAACCAAATCGGAGTTGCTCCTGGTGCAAAGTGGATCGCTGTACGTGTTTTTAATCCATCTACCACCGATGCCATCCTCCTCGATGGTGGCCAATGGATCATTGCGCCCCGAGATGCCCAAGGCAATCTCCATCCAGAATTGGCTCCTGATGTGGTGAATAACTCTTGGGGTGGCGGTCCCGGTATGGATGAATGGTACCGTCCTATGGTACAAGCCTGGCGTGATGCTCAGATCTTCCCAGAATTCTCCGCTGGAAACACCCGTGCTGGAAATCCTGGTGGTCCAGGGTCTGTCGCCAATCCTGCTAACTATCCTGAATCCTTCGCCACCGGAGCTACAGATATCAATAATAAATTGGCGAGCTTCTCCTTGCAAGGCCCTTCACCTTATGGTGAGTTAAAGCCAGAGGTAGTAGCTCCTGGGGTGGCTGTTCGATCCTCGATTCCAGGTGGAGGTTACGCGAACTATAATGGTACCTCCATGGCAGGACCTCATACAACAGCTCTAGCAGCTTTACTTCTTCAGGCCAATCCTTCCTTAACGGTAGATGATCTTGAAGAGATTATTGTGAATACTGCCACACCACTGACCGATGCAAACTTCCCTGAAGCTCCCAACAATGGATATGGTCATGGAATTATCAATGCAGAGGCAGCCGTTGGCTCTGTGGTTAGTGGATTAGGAGCTTTGAATGGTCGCGTACTTGTTGAAGGTGATGACTTAGAAGAACCTGTGTTAAACCATACTCCAGTCACCTTTGCTTTTGCAGGCATGGATATTCCGTTGATTGCTGAAGTATCAGATAATGTAGGCGTTGTAGATGTAGAAGCTTTTGCTCGCAACAAGAAAGATCGTCACTGGACCTATCTTCCCATGAATCGGACCAGTGGCGACTACCGCAATGGCACCTATGAAGGAAGCATTCCTGCGAGCCTTCTTTCTTCAGAGGGTGTGGAATATTATCTGCGTGTCAACGATTACGGAAATAATGGGTTCAAAACTGCCACCTACCAAATTGAGATCTCCAATGGTGTCACCCCAGGATATTTCCAAGACTTCGAGAATGATTTCTATGGCTTCTCTACAGGTGGTACCAATAGTACATGGGAATGGGGAGAACCCACTTCTGGACCAGGTAGTGCATATTCTGGTGCCAAGGTAGTGGCAACCAACCTATCAGGTCCCTATAGTAGTGGTGCGAATGCTTACCTGCTCATGCCACCATTAGATTTAACAGGTGAATCACGAGCAGCCTTCTTAACCTTCCATCACTGGTATAATCTTGAGACCAACTACGATAAAGGCGCAGTCTATATTGCCAGTGCTAACAGTAATTACGAATTTGTAAAAATCAAAGAGTATACCGGACTAAGCGATGGATGGAAGAAGGAGTTTATCGACTTAACTCCCTATGTAGGACAACAAATCTTCATTCTCTTTAATCAAACCTCTGATAATTCTGTAACCCGTGATGGCTGGTATATTGATGACATCGCCCTGATCGGTGCAGATGAAGAAGCACCAGCAGCACCTACCAATTTACAAGCTACTGGAAATGAGTTAGGTAATGTACGACTCACCTGGAATGCATCCAATGACCAAGATGTGAAAGAGTATAAAGTATATCGTGGTGATCAATCTGGTGGCCCGTATACTGCCTTAGGAACAACTTCTAACACAAGCTATGAAGATACGACAATCACAGAAGATCAAACCTACTACTATGTAGTAACAGCCATCGATTTCAGTCAGAATGAAAGTGCATACTCTGAGGAAGCCTCTGTAACCATCATCGCACCTACCGTCATCTTCTATGATAACTTCGAAGGTGAAGATGATAATGGTTGGGCCCATAGCGGAACTAAAGATAAGTGGGAGCGCGGTGTGCCAACATCTGGCCCGAACTCTGCCATCTCTGGTGCCAATGTATGGGCAACCAATTTAGCTGGTACCTATGATAGCAGTAGTGATTTCTCACTCTTTTCCCCTGTCATTGACTTAACCAACTATAACAACGCTGCGCTAACCTTCTTCCACTGGTATGAAATCGAAGGCACTCCCTCTAGCCAATGGGATAAGGGAATCCTCGAAGTAAAACGAGTCAATAGCGATGAATGGCAACGCCTTGCTATCTATTCACATAGTACCGATGGAAGGGATTGGCGATTGGTTGGGCATGATCTTAATGCCTATGCTGGTGATTCCATCCAACTTCGCTTCCGCCTAACATCCGATGGTAGTGTGAATAAATTAGGCTGGTATATCGACGATGTAAAGATTACAAGCTATGCTGATGGGAATCCGCTGACAAAAGTAAAACGATTTGAGCCAGTAGAGCTCCCAGGTACACCTGACCTTAATAAGGGCAAAGAAGCTGAGCATTCTTTAGAATTTCAGCTCAATCGAACAATCGTAGCTCCTCAAGCTGAGCTCAACGCACTTCCCATCACAGATCCTGGGCTAGAAAGCTTACCTTCCCATGCAACAGTCACCGTCTTAGAATCAGGTCGTAGTGTGAAAACTGATCCTAGTAATGGTCGGTTCTCCATGGTTCATTCGGCTGGTGATTTTACCGTTCAAGCAGAAGCTTATGGGTACTACCCACAGACGAAGCCAATTACCATCCAAGATAATAGTACAAGTACGGTAAACTTCTTCCTACAACCCATTCCAAAGGGATTAGTGGAAGGAACTGTCGTTGATGAACGCTCTGGTCAACCCATTGCAAATGCTCGTTTAACCTTGCTGGAAGATGCAAGAATCGCACCTGTAACTACAGATGATGAGGGCCGCTTCCAATTAGAAGCACTAGAAGGAGCATATACCTTATCCATCTATGCCTCTGAATATAGTGCGAAACAAGTAACCGTTGAGATTATTGGTAATGAGACGATTCAATTACAGGTCGCCTTGAAGCCCTTTATCGGATACCCTGGTGAAATCAAATATGATGATGGCACTGCAGAAAATGCTCGCGCCTTCTACGAAGCAGGCAATGGATGGGCTGTTCGCATGAGTCCAGAAGAAGGCAAGCAAGTCCAAGTGGCTGGTGCACTCATCCGCTTCTGGGATACAACCTGGCCAACGCCTGGTGGTACTGCCTTCCAAGTAGCCATTTTTGATAGCACGGGTGCAGGTGGTGCTCCTGGAAAGATGCTTGCCGGACCATTTGCTGCCACAGCAAAACGTGATGGCACCTGGACCCATGTTGATCTAGGTGAGCATACCATCATGACCTCTGGTGATTTCTATATCGCCTATATCCAGACACAGCCTCATCCCAATGCACCTGGATTAGGCACCGATGAAAATGGTCCGAATGCAGGTCGTTCTTACCAATTGGTTGATGGAGCATGGAGTCCTTCACCAGCAGATGAAGGAAACTACATGATCCGTGCCATCGTTAATTATGAAGTGGGTGCTCCCATCATTACCTCACCAGTAAATGATGCACACACCAATCAACAGCTAATTACCGTTGAAGGTACTTCGCCTGCTGATGGTGCCACCATTCAACTCTATAATGGAGAAGAGATAGTAGGAACAGGATTGATTGAGAACGGTCAATTCGCTGTTGAGACGACACTCCATGATGGCGAGAACATCCTCACTGCAGAGGTGATGGTGAATGGTAAGGTCACAGACCGCTCACAACCCATTACAGTTACCTTGGATCAAGCTGCACCAGAGCTAACTGTGAGCTCACCTGCTGACCAACAGAAGGTCAATAGTGAAGTGATAAGGGTAGAAGGTCAAGTGATTGATCCGCATTTTACTGCGCTCCTTGTCAATGAAGAGGCAGCAGAAGTGAATGAGGATGGCACCTTCTCTCATCGTCTCATGGTGAATGAAGGAGAATTTACAATCACAGTGAAAGCACTGGACCGTGCAGGTAATGAAACCGTAATGACACGAACCATTTTCGTTGATTTAGTTGGTCCAGCCATCAATAACCTTCAGCCTGCCACCGATCAGCACTTAATGGATGGGGATCTCCTCACCGTCTCCTTCGATGGTGAAGAAGGCTTAGATGCATCCTTCACCATTGAGTTGGATATGAATCTAAATATAGATCTAGCTAACAATGGTTCTACTATGACAGAGGTTGAAGCTGGACATTATGAAGGAACCTGGGTCGTTCCTGCAGGTCTTCAATTAAATGGCGCTCTCATCGTTGTCCGCGTTCGAGATCAAGCAGGCAATAAAGCAGAAGCTACCGCTGAAGGACGCCTCTTCGTTGAAGAAGGGAATGAGCCTGGAGAGCCTGGCGATCAAGTAGGTGAGCCACCTATCGCCATGATTAAAGCTCCACCTACAGCAAGAGTAAATAAGACTGTTGTGTTGGATGCTTCAGATTCCAAAGCAATTGGTGATGACCCAGTAATCACTGAGTATACATGGAATTTGGGTGATGGAAGTAATACTGTTACAGGCAAACTCATCCGTCATCGGTATACCAAGGCTGGTACCTACACCGTGACCTTGACTGTGACCGATAGCAATGGACTCACGTCTACGACAACCCATACCATTACAATTCAATAG
- a CDS encoding NfeD family protein: MIGERRMTRLTTIFLLLALSFLLLGYPTSEVQAERGGEQLVYVVELNQPIERALLIYLQRAFADAKEANADAIIMEITTPGGRVDVAGQIGELIRSSQVPVTAYIKGEAFSAGTYLALNATHLLMAPGSTMGAATPIYLTGNMADAKVMAAWKAKMTSAAEMNDRDPIYAAAMVDPEVEIPGISKQGEVLTLNPGMAQEVGYADGVAQSIDEVLAWLDFTVASIEEIRPSFADQLANWITNPIVASILLVLGILGIVVELLVPGFGIAGGIGAVSMLLYFFGHYLAGFAGMETIILFIIGVILLLIEIFVPGFGIFGGLGIISLLISIVLAAASSAQGLLYLGIAMAVTIFASLVLIRIYGVRKLWNRFILQDEQKNDEGYVSAKRRDDLLHQEGVTITPLRPAGVILIQGERVDVVSEGEFIAANQQVEVIHVDGGRIIVRPTRKKNED; this comes from the coding sequence ATGATTGGGGAAAGAAGAATGACCCGTCTTACGACCATTTTCCTGCTCCTAGCATTAAGCTTTTTACTCCTAGGGTATCCAACATCAGAGGTTCAAGCGGAAAGGGGAGGAGAGCAGCTTGTCTATGTGGTAGAGCTTAATCAGCCCATTGAACGGGCGCTTCTCATCTACTTACAGCGCGCTTTTGCCGATGCGAAGGAAGCAAATGCAGATGCTATCATTATGGAGATTACAACACCTGGAGGTCGTGTAGATGTAGCAGGACAAATTGGGGAATTGATCCGTTCCTCTCAGGTACCCGTTACAGCATATATCAAGGGGGAGGCATTCTCTGCAGGGACTTATCTAGCTCTTAATGCTACACATTTGTTAATGGCTCCTGGAAGTACCATGGGAGCAGCTACACCAATTTATCTAACAGGGAATATGGCAGATGCAAAAGTCATGGCTGCATGGAAGGCCAAGATGACATCAGCAGCAGAAATGAATGATCGTGATCCGATTTATGCAGCTGCCATGGTAGACCCAGAGGTTGAGATTCCAGGGATTAGTAAGCAAGGGGAGGTCTTAACACTAAATCCAGGAATGGCCCAGGAGGTAGGGTATGCTGATGGGGTAGCCCAGAGTATTGATGAGGTTTTAGCATGGCTAGACTTCACTGTTGCTAGCATTGAAGAGATTCGCCCATCCTTTGCGGATCAACTAGCTAACTGGATTACCAATCCAATTGTTGCATCCATTTTATTAGTATTAGGGATCTTAGGGATTGTTGTAGAGCTATTGGTTCCTGGCTTTGGCATTGCCGGTGGAATCGGTGCTGTCTCCATGTTACTTTACTTCTTTGGCCATTATCTAGCTGGCTTTGCAGGGATGGAAACCATCATCCTCTTTATCATCGGTGTAATTCTTCTTCTCATTGAAATTTTTGTTCCTGGTTTCGGGATTTTTGGAGGACTCGGAATCATTTCATTGTTAATCAGTATTGTGTTGGCTGCAGCAAGTTCTGCACAGGGCTTACTCTATTTAGGAATTGCCATGGCTGTCACGATTTTTGCTAGTTTGGTCCTTATTCGAATCTATGGGGTGCGTAAGCTGTGGAATCGCTTTATTCTCCAAGATGAGCAGAAAAATGATGAAGGCTATGTTTCTGCAAAGCGAAGAGATGATCTCCTCCATCAAGAGGGGGTGACCATCACACCACTTCGACCTGCTGGCGTGATTCTAATTCAGGGTGAACGGGTGGATGTGGTATCTGAAGGCGAGTTTATTGCAGCTAATCAACAGGTAGAAGTGATTCATGTGGATGGAGGTCGTATTATCGTTCGACCTACTCGAAAAAAGAACGAGGATTAG
- a CDS encoding histidine triad nucleotide-binding protein: MVENCIFCRIVNHEIPAKIIYEDDQVVAFHDISPKAPVHVLIIPKKHIPTLAHVQEEDLPLIAHIHKVVLQLQQELGLQNGFRLIANCDKGGGQEVFHLHYHMLGGGKIEAFPE, from the coding sequence ATGGTAGAGAACTGTATTTTTTGCCGCATCGTGAATCATGAGATTCCAGCTAAGATTATCTATGAGGATGACCAGGTCGTAGCTTTTCATGATATATCTCCCAAGGCTCCCGTCCATGTCCTTATTATTCCAAAGAAGCATATTCCTACGCTGGCTCATGTACAAGAAGAGGATTTGCCATTAATTGCTCACATTCACAAGGTAGTTCTTCAGCTTCAGCAAGAGCTAGGCTTACAGAATGGCTTCCGTCTCATTGCTAATTGTGATAAGGGTGGTGGCCAAGAAGTATTTCATCTTCACTATCATATGCTTGGCGGAGGCAAGATTGAAGCCTTCCCTGAGTAA
- the rpsU gene encoding 30S ribosomal protein S21, whose protein sequence is MAEVKVRKNESLESALRRFKRSTSKDGIIQEVRKRSHYEKPSVKRKKKSEAARKRKY, encoded by the coding sequence GTGGCTGAAGTAAAAGTGCGGAAAAATGAATCCTTAGAGAGTGCTCTTCGTCGTTTTAAACGTTCCACTTCCAAAGATGGAATTATTCAAGAAGTAAGAAAGCGTAGTCACTATGAAAAGCCTAGTGTAAAACGCAAGAAAAAATCTGAAGCAGCACGGAAACGCAAGTATTAG
- a CDS encoding GatB/YqeY domain-containing protein: MDLQEQLSTDMKEAMKAKDKTSLSVIRMIRSALKYDEIQRKRPLTDDEALAIVVHEMKLRRDSLQEYEKAGRDDLVEQINEEMRIIEKYLPKQMDEEELRQLIQATIASVGATSKKEMGKVMGAIMPKVKGRADGTLINRLVQEYLQ; encoded by the coding sequence ATGGATTTACAGGAACAATTATCAACAGATATGAAGGAAGCAATGAAGGCGAAGGATAAAACTAGCCTATCTGTGATTCGTATGATTCGTTCCGCGCTGAAGTATGATGAGATTCAGCGGAAACGTCCATTAACAGACGATGAAGCACTAGCTATCGTGGTTCATGAAATGAAATTACGGCGTGACTCCCTCCAAGAGTATGAAAAAGCAGGTCGAGATGACCTGGTTGAACAAATTAACGAAGAGATGCGGATTATTGAGAAGTATCTTCCCAAACAAATGGATGAGGAAGAATTACGCCAACTGATACAAGCTACCATCGCTTCAGTTGGTGCCACCTCCAAAAAAGAGATGGGTAAGGTAATGGGTGCCATTATGCCAAAGGTAAAAGGACGTGCAGATGGTACACTTATTAATCGCCTAGTTCAGGAATACTTACAATAA